In Bacillus methanolicus, the following proteins share a genomic window:
- the sufB gene encoding Fe-S cluster assembly protein SufB has protein sequence MAKKMPEIGDYKYGFADKDVSVFRSKRGLTREIVEEISKMKGEPQWMLDFRLKSLEHFYSMPMPQWGGDLSSLNFDEITYYVKPTERSGRSWDEVPEEIKRTFDKLGIPEAEQKYLAGVSAQYESEVVYHNMKEDLEAQGIIFKDTDSALKENEDIFREHWAKVVPPTDNKFAALNSAVWSGGSFIYVPKGVKVDTPLQAYFRINSENMGQFERTLIIVDEGAHVHYVEGCTAPVYTTNSLHSAVVEIIVKKDAYCRYTTIQNWANNVYNLVTKRAVCEENATMEWIDGNIGSKLTMKYPAVILKGEGARGMTLSIALAGKGQHQDAGAKMIHLAPNTSSTIVSKSISKQGGKVTYRGIVHFGRKADGARANIECDTLIMDNQSTSDTIPYNEILNDNISLEHEAKVSKVSEEQLFYLMSRGISEEEATEMIVMGFIEPFTKELPMEYAVEMNRLIKFEMEGSIG, from the coding sequence ATGGCTAAAAAAATGCCTGAAATCGGTGATTATAAATATGGCTTTGCCGATAAAGACGTTTCCGTATTCCGATCAAAGCGCGGGTTAACGCGTGAAATTGTGGAGGAAATTTCTAAAATGAAGGGCGAGCCTCAATGGATGCTTGATTTCCGTTTGAAATCATTGGAGCATTTCTATAGCATGCCGATGCCGCAATGGGGCGGAGATTTATCTTCATTAAACTTTGATGAAATCACATACTATGTAAAACCTACAGAGCGTTCTGGACGTTCTTGGGATGAGGTTCCGGAAGAAATTAAACGAACATTTGATAAACTGGGCATACCGGAAGCCGAGCAAAAGTATTTGGCAGGCGTTTCTGCTCAATATGAATCCGAAGTTGTTTATCACAACATGAAGGAAGACCTTGAAGCGCAGGGAATTATTTTTAAAGATACTGACTCGGCGCTGAAAGAAAACGAGGATATTTTCCGTGAGCACTGGGCAAAGGTGGTTCCGCCTACCGATAATAAATTTGCCGCACTTAACTCTGCCGTATGGTCCGGCGGTTCGTTCATTTACGTTCCAAAAGGTGTGAAAGTAGATACTCCGCTTCAAGCTTATTTCCGAATCAACTCAGAAAATATGGGACAGTTTGAGCGGACGCTGATTATCGTTGATGAAGGTGCACATGTTCATTATGTTGAAGGATGTACTGCACCTGTTTACACAACAAACTCTCTTCACAGTGCCGTCGTTGAAATCATCGTTAAGAAAGATGCGTACTGCCGTTATACAACGATTCAAAACTGGGCAAACAATGTTTATAACCTTGTAACAAAGCGAGCTGTTTGTGAAGAAAACGCTACAATGGAATGGATTGACGGCAATATTGGCTCTAAGCTTACAATGAAGTACCCGGCTGTCATATTGAAAGGGGAAGGCGCCCGCGGAATGACATTATCGATTGCGCTTGCCGGTAAGGGGCAACATCAGGATGCAGGGGCAAAAATGATTCACCTTGCACCAAATACTTCATCCACAATCGTTTCAAAATCGATTTCAAAACAGGGTGGAAAAGTAACGTACCGAGGAATCGTTCACTTCGGACGAAAAGCGGATGGTGCTCGTGCTAATATCGAATGTGATACACTCATTATGGATAATCAATCTACTTCAGACACAATCCCATACAATGAAATCTTAAATGATAATATTTCATTGGAGCATGAAGCAAAAGTTTCAAAAGTGTCCGAAGAGCAGTTATTCTATTTAATGAGCCGCGGTATTTCTGAAGAAGAAGCAACAGAAATGATTGTAATGGGCTTTATCGAGCCATTTACAAAAGAGCTTCCAATGGAATACGCAGTTGAAATGAACCGTCTGATCAAATTTGAAATGGAAGGTTCAATTGGATAA
- the sufU gene encoding Fe-S cluster assembly sulfur transfer protein SufU, with translation MSFNNLDTLYRQVIMDHYKNPRNKGVLEDGSLTVNMNNPTCGDRIHLTMKVEDGKVIDAKFEGEGCSISLSSASMMTQAIKGKKIEEAMKLSKIFSNMMQGKEYDEDLDLGDIEALQGVSKFPARIKCATLAWKAMEKGLMEQEQNK, from the coding sequence ATGTCTTTTAACAATTTAGATACCCTTTATCGCCAGGTAATAATGGATCATTATAAAAACCCTCGAAACAAAGGGGTTTTAGAGGATGGCAGCTTAACAGTCAATATGAACAACCCTACTTGCGGTGACAGAATTCATTTGACGATGAAAGTGGAGGACGGAAAAGTCATTGATGCCAAATTCGAAGGTGAAGGCTGTTCCATCTCGTTGTCATCCGCTTCGATGATGACTCAGGCCATTAAGGGGAAAAAGATTGAAGAAGCCATGAAGCTTTCTAAAATATTTTCGAATATGATGCAAGGGAAAGAGTATGATGAAGATCTGGATTTAGGGGATATTGAAGCACTGCAAGGTGTTTCAAAGTTCCCTGCCAGGATCAAATGTGCAACTTTAGCATGGAAAGCAATGGAGAAAGGCTTGATGGAACAGGAACAAAATAAATAG
- a CDS encoding cysteine desulfurase, with protein sequence MNVQDIRKMFPILDQEVNGNPLVYLDNAATSQKPISVIETLDRYYREYNSNVHRGVHTLGTRATDAYEGAREKVRKFINAKSTEEVIFTRGTTTALNMVAASYARANLTKGDEIVISYMEHHSNIIPWQQAAKYTGATLKYLPLQEDGTISLDDVRKTITPNTKIVSIVHVSNVLGSINPIKEIAKIAHENGAIMVVDGAQSAPHMKIDVQDLDCDFFAFSSHKMCGPTGIGVLYGRKHLLENMEPVEFGGEMIDFVGLYESTWKELPWKFEGGTPIIAGAIGLGAAIDFLQDIGLENILEHEHKLVSYALKKLSEVEGITIYGPKDPEKRAGLVTFNIEDVHPHDVATVLDAEGIAVRAGHHCAQPLMKWLDVSATARASFYLYNTEEDIDKLVKGLVKTKEYFSDVF encoded by the coding sequence ATGAATGTCCAGGATATTCGCAAAATGTTTCCGATCCTTGATCAGGAAGTCAATGGGAATCCGCTTGTTTATTTGGATAATGCAGCCACTTCACAAAAGCCCATTTCGGTTATTGAAACTTTAGATAGATATTACCGCGAGTACAATTCAAATGTACACCGCGGAGTTCATACTCTCGGAACACGGGCTACTGACGCTTATGAGGGAGCTCGTGAAAAGGTAAGAAAATTTATTAATGCAAAATCTACAGAAGAAGTTATTTTTACGAGAGGAACAACAACCGCTTTAAATATGGTTGCTGCAAGCTACGCGCGTGCCAACTTGACAAAAGGCGATGAGATAGTGATCTCTTACATGGAGCATCACAGCAATATAATTCCTTGGCAGCAAGCGGCGAAATATACTGGAGCAACATTAAAATATTTACCTCTTCAAGAAGATGGAACAATCAGTCTTGACGATGTGCGCAAGACAATCACTCCAAATACAAAAATCGTGTCGATCGTGCATGTTTCAAATGTTCTTGGGTCTATTAACCCTATTAAAGAAATTGCGAAAATCGCGCATGAAAACGGCGCAATAATGGTAGTAGACGGAGCACAAAGTGCACCCCATATGAAGATTGATGTTCAGGACCTTGATTGCGATTTCTTTGCTTTTTCGAGCCATAAGATGTGTGGTCCAACCGGAATCGGGGTATTATACGGGAGAAAGCACCTTCTCGAAAATATGGAGCCGGTTGAATTTGGCGGAGAAATGATCGACTTCGTCGGACTTTATGAGTCTACATGGAAAGAGCTTCCATGGAAATTTGAAGGAGGCACGCCAATTATTGCGGGTGCAATCGGATTAGGTGCTGCAATTGATTTTCTTCAGGATATTGGCCTTGAAAATATTTTGGAACATGAACATAAACTGGTTTCTTACGCGCTTAAGAAACTTTCCGAAGTAGAAGGAATAACCATTTACGGACCGAAAGATCCGGAAAAGCGAGCAGGTCTTGTTACTTTTAACATTGAAGACGTTCATCCACATGATGTGGCTACTGTATTGGATGCTGAAGGAATTGCCGTGCGTGCAGGCCACCATTGCGCACAGCCGCTTATGAAATGGCTCGATGTTTCCGCAACTGCCCGTGCAAGCTTCTATTTATACAATACAGAAGAAGACATTGATAAGCTGGTGAAAGGGCTTGTCAAAACAAAGGAGTATTTCAGCGATGTCTTTTAA
- the sufD gene encoding Fe-S cluster assembly protein SufD codes for MTTEIKLPFDQEYVSSFSKEMGEPAWLTELRLQALSMVDQLPLPKPDKTKIDKWNFTQFNKHVVRSEDFPSLNELTEEVRSLIDLEASNKNLYIQRNNRPAYLSLSNELQEKGVVFTDIFTAVREYGDLLEKHLMKTAVKPDEHRLTALHAALINGGAFLYVPKNVEVSEPIQAVFIHDDEEANMFNHVLVVADDNSSVTYVENYVSTMERADSVFNIVTEVIAKTNAKVQYGAVDTLADGVTTYVNRRGVAERDARIEWALGLMNDGNTISENITNLVGDGSLGDTKTVVVSRGDQIQNFTTKVIHFGKSSEGYILKHGVVKDSATSIFNGIGKIEHGASKSNAEQTSRVLMLSEKARGDANPILLIDEDDVTAGHAASVGRVDPMQLYYLMSRGIPKTEAERLIIHGFLAPVVNELPIEGVKKQLVNVIERKVK; via the coding sequence ATGACTACAGAAATAAAATTACCATTCGACCAGGAGTATGTAAGCTCGTTTTCAAAAGAAATGGGCGAACCGGCTTGGCTCACAGAATTGCGTTTACAGGCTCTATCAATGGTTGACCAATTGCCGCTGCCAAAGCCTGATAAAACGAAAATCGATAAATGGAACTTCACACAGTTCAACAAGCATGTTGTAAGAAGTGAAGATTTCCCATCATTAAATGAACTTACGGAAGAAGTAAGATCATTAATTGATCTCGAAGCAAGCAATAAAAATTTATATATCCAGCGAAATAATCGCCCTGCTTATTTGTCATTATCGAACGAATTGCAAGAAAAAGGCGTTGTTTTCACGGATATTTTTACAGCAGTTCGCGAATATGGCGATCTTTTGGAAAAGCATTTAATGAAAACGGCCGTTAAACCGGATGAGCACCGTTTAACTGCTCTCCATGCAGCCCTTATTAATGGCGGGGCGTTCCTGTATGTTCCGAAAAACGTGGAAGTTTCTGAACCAATTCAAGCTGTCTTTATCCATGATGATGAAGAAGCAAACATGTTTAACCACGTCCTCGTTGTTGCAGATGACAACAGTTCGGTAACTTATGTTGAAAACTATGTCTCAACAATGGAAAGAGCGGACAGTGTTTTCAATATCGTTACAGAAGTAATTGCTAAAACAAATGCAAAAGTACAATATGGAGCTGTCGATACTCTTGCCGATGGTGTGACGACATACGTGAATCGCCGTGGTGTAGCGGAAAGAGACGCACGGATTGAATGGGCGCTTGGGTTAATGAATGATGGAAACACGATATCCGAAAATATAACGAACCTTGTTGGTGATGGATCACTCGGCGACACAAAAACAGTAGTTGTCAGTCGCGGTGATCAAATTCAAAATTTTACGACAAAGGTTATCCATTTCGGAAAATCTTCTGAAGGATATATCTTAAAGCATGGTGTTGTGAAGGACAGTGCCACTTCAATCTTTAATGGAATCGGAAAAATTGAACACGGTGCATCAAAATCAAACGCTGAGCAGACGTCACGGGTGTTAATGCTAAGTGAAAAAGCACGCGGTGATGCCAACCCGATCCTATTGATCGATGAAGATGATGTAACGGCAGGCCACGCAGCATCTGTCGGCCGTGTTGATCCGATGCAGCTCTACTATTTAATGAGCCGCGGAATTCCAAAAACAGAAGCTGAGCGATTGATTATTCACGGCTTCCTGGCACCTGTTGTCAACGAACTTCCAATAGAAGGCGTGAAAAAACAGCTCGTGAATGTCATTGAAAGGAAAGTAAAATAA
- the sufC gene encoding Fe-S cluster assembly ATPase SufC — translation MAGSTLTIKDLHVEIDGKEILKGVNLEVKGGEIHAIMGPNGTGKSTLSSAIMGHPKYEVTKGSITLDGQDVLEMEVDERARAGLFLAMQYPSEISGVTNADFLRSAINSRLGEGNEISLMKFIRKMDSKMELLEMDLDMAQRYVNEGFSGGEKKRNEILQLMMLEPKIAILDEIDSGLDIDALKVVSKGINEMRGGNFGCLIITHYQRLLNYITPDFVHVMMQGRIVKSGGPELALRLEAEGYDWIKKELGIEDETVGQEA, via the coding sequence ATGGCAGGATCTACATTAACAATTAAAGACCTACATGTAGAAATTGATGGAAAAGAGATCTTAAAAGGTGTAAACCTTGAAGTTAAAGGCGGAGAAATCCATGCGATTATGGGGCCTAATGGTACTGGTAAATCAACGTTATCTTCAGCTATCATGGGACATCCAAAATATGAAGTAACAAAAGGCAGCATTACTCTTGATGGCCAGGACGTTTTAGAAATGGAAGTGGATGAACGTGCACGTGCCGGCCTGTTTCTTGCTATGCAATATCCCAGTGAAATCAGCGGCGTAACAAATGCCGATTTTCTGCGATCAGCGATTAACAGCCGTCTTGGTGAAGGAAATGAAATTTCTTTAATGAAATTTATCCGTAAAATGGACAGCAAAATGGAATTATTAGAAATGGACTTGGATATGGCACAGCGATATGTAAATGAAGGGTTTTCAGGCGGGGAGAAAAAACGGAATGAAATTCTCCAGTTAATGATGCTTGAGCCGAAAATCGCCATTCTGGATGAAATTGACTCCGGACTTGACATTGACGCCTTAAAAGTTGTGTCAAAAGGCATTAACGAAATGAGGGGCGGAAATTTCGGCTGCTTAATTATTACTCACTATCAGCGTCTTTTAAACTACATTACTCCTGATTTTGTGCATGTTATGATGCAGGGCCGTATTGTTAAATCAGGCGGGCCTGAACTCGCACTACGCTTAGAAGCGGAAGGATATGACTGGATCAAGAAGGAACTTGGCATTGAAGACGAAACAGTTGGGCAAGAAGCGTAA
- a CDS encoding MetQ/NlpA family ABC transporter substrate-binding protein codes for MKKWLSFILALAVALVLAACGNSDKASTGGEGGKEGKEEGKKELVVGASNVPHAEILEKAKPLLAEKGIDLKIETFQDYVLPNKALDDKELDANYFQHIPYLEAQKKEHGYDFVNAGGIHIEPIGVYSKKYKSLDELPEGAHIIISNSVADHGRILSMLEKEGLITLKEGVNKTEATIEDIVDNPKKLKFDAEYEPSLLPQIFNNGEGDAVLINSNYAIDAGLNPIEDSIAIEDKDSPYVNIIAVRKGDENKEEIKTLVEVLHSKEIQDFILEKYKGAVVPVSE; via the coding sequence ATGAAGAAATGGTTAAGTTTCATTTTAGCTCTTGCAGTTGCGCTGGTATTAGCTGCTTGCGGAAACTCTGACAAGGCTTCAACAGGTGGAGAAGGCGGAAAAGAAGGCAAAGAAGAAGGCAAAAAAGAATTAGTTGTAGGAGCATCTAACGTGCCGCACGCTGAAATTTTAGAAAAAGCTAAACCGTTGCTGGCTGAAAAAGGAATCGATCTAAAAATTGAAACATTCCAAGACTATGTTTTACCAAACAAGGCACTGGATGATAAAGAACTTGATGCAAACTATTTCCAGCACATTCCTTATTTAGAAGCACAAAAGAAAGAACATGGCTATGATTTTGTAAATGCCGGCGGAATTCATATCGAACCAATCGGAGTTTATTCTAAGAAATATAAAAGCCTTGATGAGCTTCCTGAAGGAGCGCACATCATCATAAGCAACTCTGTCGCTGACCATGGCCGTATTTTATCAATGCTTGAAAAAGAAGGTCTTATTACTTTAAAAGAAGGCGTTAATAAAACAGAGGCGACTATTGAAGATATAGTCGACAACCCTAAAAAGTTAAAGTTTGATGCAGAATATGAACCTTCATTGCTTCCGCAAATTTTTAACAATGGCGAAGGCGATGCAGTCCTTATAAACTCCAACTATGCCATTGATGCCGGATTGAATCCAATTGAAGACTCAATTGCAATCGAAGATAAAGATTCACCGTATGTGAACATCATTGCGGTTCGCAAAGGTGACGAGAATAAGGAAGAAATTAAAACTCTTGTTGAAGTTCTTCATTCGAAAGAAATTCAGGACTTCATCCTTGAAAAATATAAAGGTGCCGTTGTACCGGTATCTGAATAA